TTCTGTAAACAAAGAATAAATATCCCCAACGTTATCCGGTATAAATCTATCATTTAGTCTCTGTAAAATCTCTGGAGGATAATTTTCCTTAGATATAAACAATAGGAACCAATTTCCTTTCCTTTTCGTCTCCCTTTTTCCCTTTATCGACCACCACTGAGAAACAATACTTCTGCTAATTAAGTTTAAAAGGACATTTTTGCTGTTATGGCTCTTAATTgaatttcctttcattctttatttataagaaataatatTGACGTCAGTGATCTTCGATGTtaagatgccagataactcaaaatcaatcagtcaatcaaccctGAGAAACAAACACTGATTCAATGTTGCACGAGCGATGGATCTTGCAGCTCATTGCAGACTCTTGTGTCTGAGGTCCTTCTTTCTGGCCACCGCcaatgaataggagatacgagaCGAATTAATGGAATTGCGGAATAAACCCCAGGggatgttcgagagagagagagagagagagagagagagagagagagagagagagagagagagagagagggggggggatggtgGGGATGCCAAGGAAAAGTCATTGTCTTAGTAAACATGTTAAGTTTaattacttcctctctctctctctctctctctctctctctctctctctctctctctctctctctctctctcgagcaacaAACGAGGAAACTCTTTTTACTCcattattgatattttgattgtTGGTGAATTAAACTCGGAAACCCATCGCCTTTCCAGGTTCACACCAAAACCCTCATCAGCTACTGATCTCAATAGTTCATTTGTTATGCTATAATGAAGGTTAATTTGTATTGGTTAGTGAGGGATGCCAATTGCCAAGTACACTAACGATAACTCCCAATTATCACCAGAATCTGCTGAATCACCCACAATCGGAAATTCATCAAAGTTATATTTAGAAAAggctaattaattttttattaattattgccAAATTCATTAATGAAGCTCTTTGACAGAGGATGTTCTTGTGTTAAACAATAACAGGTAATTCTAATATACAGGCTTTCACCATCATAAGGCTTacttgtagctaagcaaataataataataataataataataataataataataataataataataataataataataagtagcggaacccgtgtaaattaaacgaaattatatttccaatactaattatcttgttcctaacctatagttgtttgaataaaatgtgataagatttgacttgtatatttatttaaaaaaatgagcaatacataaaacaattcacaaaacttctttatatacaatatttctagtgaaggtagttcctcttctctggccatgagtagaattattctgaggacacattttcactcttacactgttcatagaccttgctcttgagaaggctacataaagttgtccatgagtaaagcaaggttgtggtaggtagatcccaaccttgtCGAAAGTctatccttgagctttattaatggtcattgaatatgataggcgtaAGGGAAATTgaataatgtctaggaagatttgaagcaaaggttGATCAGAATAATGCCAAATCTTTTCCTATAAGAACgaattagtcgttaaacgaaaaggcccgagattaatcttataatctaggttatggaaattgatagagcttaattttttgtctaatattaaaaaaaaaaaagtcaggtgctaaagacaagacaaaattgggaaaactataaatGATGTGCTTtgtttaagtaatcaaagtctaatgtgaatttataagagtataccatgaaattattttcgttttctttaaggCGGGACACACGAGTATACaataaaattatttccgttttctttgaaggcctggtcgtggtccggtgtccaaataaaagagcacttagggctcatgagtgggcgtaggggctgtgcagtCAGGGCGATATCTGGAGTGAACTCTGCCAGTTGGTTAACTAACCCCATGAAAGAACGTAAGTCCGTTAAGTTGGAAGGTGTGGGGAAGTCTTGCAGAGCTGTGACTCGTCCTGGATCGGCAGCGATTCCTTCTTCTTCGGAAAGGGTGAATCCACAGAAATTTACTCGGGTCTCCGCTACTACGAACTTATCTCTGTTCAGAGTGATGCCGCTTTTGCGACAGCGAGTGAGTAATTCGTGGATCCTGTGGTAATATGACAGTAAGTCGTCGTCAAAGATAAGAATGTCATCGacaaccttgacacatttcttcataccctggagatctAGGTCGCCGCGGTAACAGTAGGCGTCGCCGGTGGCAGCGAAGCCCATAGGTCCTCGGCAATGCTGGAAGCGTCCATAAGGAGTAATGAAAGTGGTGAGATGACGGTCCTCCTCCGCTAGCTCCATCTGCCAGTAACCGTGTAGATCGTCCgcagtggtgaagaatttggcTGTGGGATCGATGGTACGGACAGCAGCTATGGGTGTGGGCGAAGGGTGGGCTGGTCTGGAAACTTGAGTGTTCAGCTtggtgagatccactgtgatgCGAACACCCTTCGCCTTTGGGACGATAACTAGAGGGTGGCACCATTCCGATGGCTCGTCTCCACAAGGCTTAATGATACCCTGCTGGACCATAGAATCTAGTTCTATCTTGACAGGTTCGCGGAAAGCATAGGGGATCTGCCGTGGGGTGTGAATGGCGAATGGAACAGCGTCCTCTTTAAGGTGGATTTTCATTGGGGGTCCTACCATCGACCTCAGTGgagctgctttaaggtcctccttagacacaagcacatcagggaaggttctaaggaaatattctcgggcctcagcaggggtCGAGTTGGCATGGAGGGGTAGATCCTTACATCGGTTCACGTGGACGACCTGTAGGATGGGCCGTGGAAAGTCTGGCGGTATGATGGCTAACTCCTTGCAGTGTACGTAGGACAGGAGTGGCATCTGGATACCATCATGGACTTGGATCATGGCATGACAGGATCGGTTGGCCAAAGACAGAGTGGCCTTAAGGGTACCTAAAGCTGGTGTCATCTGTGATCCATCTGCTGTGAGTGTCACTGAGGTGGCAGAATGTTGTAGCTCGTTCCTGGAGATTTGAAGCAGTTCCAAGTGCTGAGGACCCATCACTAAAACTTCAGCTCCTGTGTCTGGCAGCATCATAATCTTGGATGTCTCACCATTGTAGGTGAGGGATACGGGTACCGGTGAAGGAAAAGTTATGGTGGAAAGGGCCTCAACCTTGCGACAATTTGAAGGCTTGCTGGAGGGGGGCGTGGCTTTGGGTGGGCCTCCATGCTTGGCATTCATCTGTTGTCGGCAACATCTGTCGTAGTGACCCACTCGGCCGCAGTGTCTACACGTGGCCTTGTTGGCAGGACACTTTGAAGTCTTATTCCAGTGTCCCTTGCCGGCACAGTTTCCGCATATGCTATCGGCAGCTGGACACTTTTCTGCAGAGCCGTGCTTCTTTgtgcaggaaaggcaagaagtgtcCCTGTTACAATTTGGGAAAGAAATAGCACCTTTGCTGCCATGTCCTTTGGTTTTTTTGTAAGTAGAGACAGCACACAATTTAGAAGGAGGGGCACATACGGCGGTGGTGGCTGTCCTTGTGGCCTCATAGGAGCGACATTCATTGACCATGGTGGCCAATGATGCTGAGGTGTCCAGGGCAATAAGTTTTTGTGTGAGCTCCTCGTCTCCgactcccatgatgatgatcatctcAAGCTGAGTTTCCTCACAAACTGCACACTGGCAGGACAGACGTCGATTTCCTCTGCTACGTGCTTCAGTCTGACGTAGAACTCGCTGAAGCTTTCCCCTTCCCTCTGTTTGCAGGAAAGCAGGTCCATGTGACATAAAGCTTCATTTCGCAGGTTCTTGATGTCTTCCTGCTCCGATCTGTGTCTGGTGGCACGTTGTGTGTGTGTTCGAATATTCTTTGAGTCTCCAGGCTGAGGCACATATGAAGTTGTATTAGCTGCTACTTGGTAGGTAAAGTCCCTAGGTCCACCATCACACTGTAGTCATCCCAGCGTCTATGCCATTCCCTAAACACTTGGTATGTGGCATCGGGACGTAAGGGCGGTGGGGTCTGGGCGATGGTTTTCTGTGGGAGTAGGTGCTGGGAACTTGAAGGCACTGAGGATTGAATAGGAAGTTGTTGCGAGTCCGGTGGTGTTGCTTGCTGGTGGGTAGGGTTGAAAATGAGTAGCTGCAACAGGGCAGTAAGACGCTgggcttcctcctctcttcttaAGTTGTCCTCTTGGCATTCTTAAGTTGTCCTCTTGGCGGCGTAGTTCTTCCTCGTGGCGACGTTGATCCTCCTCTCTCTGACGTGTAGCTAACTCGGCCTGTCGAGATTCCTCCAGGTACTTGATGAGGATCCTTAACTCCCCACCTGTAGCTGTTGAAGGCGGtatagtcaggtgtggtgagagTAAAGGCAGGGTTTCCCTCGTTGAGAAGGCTGGTGGGGTTCGACGGTCTGTTAGTGAGCCTGGGTGTGAAGGCAACTGGCGGTCTTCATTGTCCTGGTCATGTTGCATATCCCCAGACTCGTCTTGATGTGAGGTAGTCGACATTGCAAAACGTTTTCAGCTGTCACCCACAGTTTAAATGAAAAGATAAGAAGATAAAAGAGACTTTCTAAAGTTTTTATCTTAAAAATTACTGTAAAGTGGCATATGGCAAAAGGGGAGGAGCATGGGAGGGCTCCTGGGTGGTGGGGAGGAGCGGCGGGTAGGCTGGGCAGCGGCCACTAGCAGTGCGTTTTCGGTGATGAAAGAGGGTGGATGCACCTCGATTTCCTGTGATGAGTAGGGGTAAAAGGGATTCTTATATGGGCATGAAGAAGGGCTCGACACACAAGAGAAATATTACCCACTAACATCAAATCACTAACACCACACTGCACTGGCACTGCATGAATGGTTCGCAAACAAAGCACAGACACTGTAAAATCCACATGTAGTCGAGGGGAAATGGGCAATGGCGGCTCGATGCAGATGCTGGATTCCGGTGTTCCCTTAAAATGCTGAATGGTTTAGTCACTGCGccatggtgataggtgatgatgtcttgtagatgaagacacatgattgcagagatggagaagtaaaatcccgagtcgtaaattacatttattccatgcagcaaggggttatgaacagtgatgctctgcaaggcgtacagctcaTGCCAAGACAAGCAAGAAGACTATCAATGCccatgcacggagtgctgacagcgcAACTTATGCGCATGCGTTTGTAAtggacagaatttatgaatagtaaagggtgcatatatgaaagataatatatacaataatctacaataataataataataataataataataataataacagtaaatttaCCACCGATAAACCCACAAAGTTTTCAATAATCTTTGCAACCAATCGTAGGTTAATTTACCCAATTTCAATGCTTCATTTGTTATCATTATGGAAATAAGTTAAAAATCTTCTGTAATGATTCAGTAACAAATCTCCCTTTCTCCTAAGACACCTTGTATAGAGGTTCTTTTCCTAATTCAGTTGTTTTTACAAGAAGAATTACACTTCCATTTGAAATCGTCAATATACAGTTATATAGAATGTTTAATATGGTTATTTTCTTACAGAGAATCGGCGCACCAGCGATAGGAATTAATTCCATTTTAATAACAATCCTTCTCTTACTTCTAAAATACAGTTCCCTCAAACTCGTACATCGGGATTACAATCCCCAGAGAATCGTCAGTCACGTAGATTCCGAGGtacaggttcctcgttgctctcacTACAACACGATGATTGTGGGCACAGTATAGTCCATGAGCCTGGGGGGTTGGtcggtaccattttggggcagggAATctagaagcgtagtaggtgcaaagtgCTGCAATCTGCAGAAGATCCCTTGTCATTAGTTACCtgctacacagacagcacagcttgcatacttatACTTCTAACATCCATGGCCTGTCTAATATATCGGGCAACATTTTTAGTTGGTGTTTCTGAATTCCCTAATTCTATGCCATTGCTTcgaattttcttaattcattacacTTGCGAAATACGAATTCGAGGAATCAATGATCAGAAGAAGAATCTATCGCAAAATATGTTGCCATGCTGTTGTATTCCTGTTGATTTGGAAGGCCTATGCTAACATACGTAAAGAAAACACACATTTACAGTCTTACATGTTAGTTTACTTAATCTATTAATCTGTTTACTTCTATCTATATAAAGTACTGCTGTCTCTCTCCCATACTGACGTAAGAAACATACCGATCAGtgagaagaaaattattttatttccccGTTTCTTATGgccggaatcacataggaagtgaggCGACACGAGTCACGGAGATACCGAAATGCGAGACATCTCACACCACATGTTACCCTGTCACATAGGCCCAGGCACGCGCTCACTTTTGTCAGTTGACAAGATGGATTCCTTGACTGGTGTTGCATTAGTTATAATGAATAAGCAAAGGAAAAATCTGTTGCTGCCATGAGTATTTTCTATTGAGGAATAGAAAAggagaatttaattaaaaaaaaaactgctatttgctgaaatataaagataaaaaaatctgaTCATTTAAACTGTTATAAAAGAGTTATTTGGAACTGAAGTCAAAAGTGCTTCCATCTTTGCAATCTGTGGGTTGGAATTGGCGGAAACTAATATCATCTGAAAAAATCAATTTCAATCCTCAGTTGGGTTTGAAACTAGTTTTAAAGCTTATTATCAACAGTAACAAAGAACACAACAATACACACGCACATTAAACATGAAAACAATTACTAACAACCAAATAACGCTTACAACAGTAAGTTGAACAAAATTTACTCATTTATatcataataaaattttatttctaaatataaaattCACAACAGCAGGTTTAGAATcacgtatgtattttttttttcaaatcaaaaataatttttatacttACTTATAGAAATAAAAACATACGACAGCAGGTTGAACACaatggtgttttttatttattttttttttaagtataggcCTATtgaaattttaccgttttaaaataagtaaataaaaaaagaacagcaGGTTAATcacaatgtattttttaaaaatcaatatgaaattttaCTATACATGTAAATGAAAACTGCTGAGGAAGAACACAGTTTTGCCCGACACGCGACATGAAAAGTGAACAGGTTCACTTTTGGGCGACACGTGACCACACGCGTTTTCCGTTTCTGGCGTCTCGTTATGTCCTATGTGATGCAGCCGGTAAAGATCTTTGTTACCACTTTACTTTTCATGCGTGACACCTTCCGGGTCACGCGTCACGGTGTCGCGTCACTTTATATGTGATTCCGGACTAGCAGAGATTTCTACGGTACGCAAATGAATCTTTTCGCATAGGCTTAAACTTTAAACATTTGATGTGATTTCGTCAGTCACGACGGTATATGAGTTGGATATTCTTATTCCAGTTGAAGCAGTTTGTggagacagattattattattattattattattattattattattattattattattattattaaatgctaagctataaccctagttggaaaagcagaatgctataagcccaggggcctcaacagggaaaatagcccagtgaggaaaggaaataaggaaaaataaaatattttaagaatagtaacattaaaataaatatttcctatataaaccataaaacctttaacaaaacaagagaataagaaactagatagaacagtgtgcctgagtgtaccctcaagcaagagaactctaacccaagatagtggaagaccatggtacagaggctatggcactacccaagactagagaacaatggtttgattttagagtgtccccctagaagagctgcttaccatagctgaagagtctcttctactcttaccaagaggaaagtagccactgaacaattacagtgaagtagttaaccccttgggtgaagaagaattgtttggcaatctcagtgttgtcaggtgtatgaggacggaggagaatctgtaaagaataggccagactattcggtgtctgtgtaggcaaagggaaagaaccgtaaccagagagaagggtcctatgtagtactgtctggccagtcaaaggacccctttactctctagcggtagtatctcaactggcgcctggtggcctggccaacctactacctactacctattcaAGGAGAGAAGACTCCCCTTCCTCTATCAAGTGAGGAAGAGTACTCCACTTCCCCATTAGGTAGGAGAAAGACTCCCCTTCCTCCATTAGGTAGAGGAAAAGATTCTCCTTCTCCCATTAGGTATGGTAGAGACTCCCTTTCCCCCATCAAGAGTCCGCCGTTGAGATTTTGTTTAATATGTGTGGGTCAAGTTTGGTAACTTCTCTGAAGTATTTCGGTAATTTTGGCAACATTTCTCAAGTAATTTTGTAAGCGTAAGATTTGGCAGCATGGCACCGGGAGTAACAATAGATCGACTTTCTTTGATGGCTTTAAATTAGCTTAATTATGTCAATACAGGCCCGTTCCTTGGCGTGATAACGTTATAATGAGTTATAAGAGAGATAGTATAGACTTCTGAACTCTTTCCACATTGAGACAAAACCCCTCCCAGTCATAGTGTTGTGAAATAGCAACTTTTATTTCAGTAAAACGTTTCAGATGAGCACCATCCCTCTCATGAGGAACTTCCAGGTTTAACTTCCAGGATTAGTGGCTTCATATTTAGACCACTGTTTTTGGACCCAAGAAGGACCTTCTTTACAATGGGTTCAAGTGTACATAATATGGGTCTTCACATTCTTTCCTTGCTGAGAAGGAAAACTGAGTCTTCCCATAAAAGGAGACTTTTGGCCTATCAGTCAAGATGGTGAGCCAGGGTGTGATCCTTAGAGCCATCAAGTGATAGTTTAGTTGCTAGCAGTGCGGTGTAGTGTACTAGGCTTCCCTATATGGATTCGACTGCCCTATTAACCAATGTGCTACACCTTCCGACATCCCCCTACACCCCTGCACATACAAGGAGAGTATGTACGCCTCACATGAGTACATACTGCATAAGTAAATGGTCTCCATATCCATTGTATCTCTTTCTATTTCATATATGCTTAGCTAAACGTACTTTAAGATACATTGGAATGAAAAACTAATTTCATTTCCGATTTATGATTTTATGGTAAAGTTATGAATGTTATGTTGAAAttctataatcatttatatattcacTTCTTGTTATAAACAACCAAATCAACAACTATGGTTATCGACGCTGTTGTTAGAAGAATCTATCTAACTAAATAAGTCTTCTTTGATAAAACTAGGGCAGCATAAGAAAAAACTTTTATTTGGGGGAAGATATAAATGGATGAAATGGTTAGACAAGATACAAGAATCTTTCCAAATGTGATGGAATAGAACGGGTTTCTGGATTACCGTGACGTAATATTATTAAAGTTCCACTTTTGTGATCAGTTTGACGTCACTTGACATCCGTTCTTGATATGGTACAACCCATTCCTTTTCTTTTGTGGtgacctattgaaaacgtcccagcTTGGAGATTGCCGTACTGGAGTTCGAGTCTGTGtcaagctttatagtttcttgtagtatatgcaacctcaccgttcttgtgagctaaagatggggagtttaGGGGAACCTAAAgggctacctgttgagtcatcagcagccattgccttcacCCTAGCTGGGATGAAGAGGGGTCTTggacattgtcttgctagctagggtattgtcctgctagctaaggtatCGTTCTTCTAGTTAAAGCATTGCCCTTCTAGCTAAAATATTCCCCTGCTAATTTGGGCATTATCTtgctcgctagggcattgtcagtgtcccttgcctctgccattcatgagcagcctttaaacaattAAATGTATACGCACCAAGAATCTAAACAAATATTCTAAAGTGTGCTATGATAGTTACTAACTCTcagaaaaataagaacaaaaacagCACTTGTGTTTATGAAAGTAAACCCAAAGCCTTGACGCGGTAACAAAGCATATGTTGTATCGCCTCCACGGGATAAATCATAACAATATTTCATAAGATCCTCTGAATCTGTTTTCTTTATATTCCACCGAATGGAAATTGATTCTACGAACAAACACTCGGGAGATCCAACGGGTTTCGAAAAAATTGCGACTGCAGACGCCAGATGAGTCAATCAGTCAAAAgcgcagacagacagacaaaaaagggggtaggagacagacagacagtaagatagacagacagacactgtAAAAAAGACAAACAGAGAAGGGGTGTTTCAAACAGACAGACAGTAAGACAGGCAGACAGAGAAAGGGTGTTttggacagacagacagagaagtggtgtttcagacagacagacagagaaggggAGTTGGAGACAGGCAGAcaacaagacagacagacagagaagaggtgtttcagacagacagacagagaaggggagttagagacagacagacagcaatagagacagacagacagagaaggggtgtttcagacagacagacagagaaggggagttggagacagacagacagcaatagagacagacagacagagaaggagtgtttcagacagacagacagagaaggggagttggagacagacagacagagaacggGTGTTGGGGACAGACAATcagcaagacagacagacagagaacggGTGTCTGAGACAGAAAGAcagtaagacagacagacagacacagttAAACAGACTAACAGAGAAGGGGTGTTTCAGACAAACAGACAGTAAGACAGGCAGACAGAGAAGGTGTgtttcagacagacagacagagaaggggtgtttcagacagacagacagagaaggggAGTTGGAGACAGGCAGACaccaagacagacagacagacagagaaggggAGTTGGAGACAGGCAGACAGCAAGACAGACAGACCGACAGAGAAAGGGTGTTTCAGACAAACAGACAAAGAAGGGGAGTtggagacagacacacagacagagaaGGGGAGttggagacagacagacagcaagacagacagacagacagagaaggggTGTTGGGGACAGACAAACAGCAAGACAGACAGACTAAGAACGGGTGTctgaggcagacagacagacagagaaaaatCTTCAACTATAACAGAAATTTTAAGTGAAGCCTCTTGCCTTGATAAAATGTTTTGAAATAGTTTATGGAAGGGATAGTGGCTAATGGTCTAAAGAATGGGTAAATGGCAGCTCAAATTAGATGAAACCAGATTGAATTTGCTGCTGTTACTCTCCTTCGTACCTCTTTATCTCGTTGCATTTAGAACTAGGATTTTGTAACCACGAATTGAATATTAATCTCATCTCTACACCGAACACACCCACAATCCTTATTATGGCTGATCAAACGAAAATCCAGTATAAATGCACACGCTCATACACacaaactatgtatgtatatatatatatatatatataatctatattcatatttatatttatatatatatatatatatatgtatatatatatatatatatatatacagtatatatgtatatatatacatatatatatatatatatatatatgtatatatatacagtatatatatgtatatatatatacatatatacatatatatatatatatatattagctacggACGGTCCAGAAATTGGAACAATATGACAATTTCTTATAattaatttagaattaaaacaaaCAAATTTAAATCGATAGCTGTAACAATTACAACTGAAGTGTCATTGGGATGTATATTGATGTTAATATAACTGTTTGAAACTTTTGCAGTGCAGAAAATTTGTTTACTTTGTATAGGTCTTTCAAAAGAATTTCAAGTAAATGGTATAAGTGGCCTTGTTAACTAACAgagctaaaattaataataataataataataataataataataataataataataataataataataataataataataataataataataataataataataataataataataatgatgatgatgatgtatattttGTCTTCGTCCACCCTCCAATCAAAATGAAATTCCTACTTGTAATCAAAAGTCCATAATTATATAAACAATCACAAGACAATTAACATGCTCAATTGCCCCACTTTGGTTTTATGTAAACAATGAATATagagattaatataaatattattctcACAGACAAGAAAGAGGAATTGTTTCCCGTCGTTCACAAAAGAAAAATTCCCAAAACTTTGGTCAATAGATTGTTACAGAGGTAAAATGTAATACACATCAAATTATACGATTGTTATGGATGAGATTTATACAATCACCGGAACAGGAGACTATTGAATGAAAATACATCAAATTCAAGAAAAACAAAGACTGCTTTGTATCAACCTTTCTTAATTCATaaatctttttattacattttatcttTCAAAACAATGACCCAGTTAGGGAATGTTAATGAATGCCACAGTCAAGcccccacctcctctctctctctctctctctctctctctctctctctctctctctctctccagactatTTCTTCATTACCTGGACCAAAATACTCCTCCGTCTTCGGTAGTTCAACGCATTTAATTCTCGTCTAACTCACTTGCAACGAATTTGTTCTTTATTTCAATTACCATTGGAACTCTTGCAATTACTTGTCATTCTTCTTTAGCACATCACCGAAACTAAGTCTGAAAACTTTCCAAGGCCT
This genomic stretch from Palaemon carinicauda isolate YSFRI2023 chromosome 12, ASM3689809v2, whole genome shotgun sequence harbors:
- the LOC137650739 gene encoding uncharacterized protein, whose protein sequence is MSHGPAFLQTEGRGKLQRVLRQTEARSRGNRRLSCQCAVCEETQLEMIIIMGVGDEELTQKLIALDTSASLATMVNECRSYEATRTATTAVCAPPSKLCAVSTYKKTKGHGSKGAISFPNCNRDTSCLSCTKKHGSAEKCPAADSICGNCAGKGHWNKTSKCPANKATCRHCGRVGHYDRCCRQQMNAKHGGPPKATPPSSKPSNCRKVEALSTITFPSPVPVSLTYNGETSKIMMLPDTGAEVLVMGPQHLELLQISRNELQHSATSVTLTADGSQMTPALGTLKATLSLANRSCHAMIQVHDGIQMPLLSYVHCKELAIIPPDFPRPILQVVHVNRCKDLPLHANSTPAEAREYFLRTFPDVLVSKEDLKAAPLRSMVGPPMKIHLKEDAVPFAIHTPRQIPYAFREPVKIELDSMVQQGIIKPCGDEPSEWCHPLVIVPKAKGVRITVDLTKLNTQVSRPAHPSPTPIAAVRTIDPTAKFFTTADDLHGYWQMELAEEDRHLTTFITPYGRFQHCRGPMGFAATGDAYCYRGDLDLQGMKKCVKVVDDILIFDDDLLSYYHRIHELLTRCRKSGITLNRDKFVVAETRVNFCGFTLSEEEGIAADPGRVTALQDFPTPSNLTDLRSFMGLVNQLAEFTPDIALTAQPLRPLMSPKCSFIWTPDHDQAFKENGNNFIVYSCVPP